The DNA segment AGGAAAATACGCGTTGAAACCGATGCTGTTTTCAGATCCTAAGACGCCGCGTTTTTCcgcgttatttttattccgTTCGATTTCCCGAAAGTTACAATACGTGTGGATTTGCTGTGCTTTCTCCGTCCTCTTTCTTCCGCGCAAGTTTCCTTTCTGGACGTTGACGTATCTAATTTCATAGGCACACAAGAATGTACAGAGAGATTCACAAACGCTGCCAATTTTCGTTTCGCTTCTCTGCCTTTTAACTCGAATTCGATCTTTTGCGAAAACGCAGAGTCTGAcgaagtatataattatttgcatcACGCTTTATATGTTTGGTTTTGTGGATCAggatttagataaattttacacTTTATTGCAGAATATTGTCACTTATCAATTTCCGTTTATCATACGATAGTCATAATGTCTCTTCGAAACTTGCTGAATTTACCATATTCAATTCGCAGAGTATGTAAATAGTGTTTTAGCCTCACGCCATGCGCGGCATATTGAAGGtcataaaaaaacagaatctAAGACCTTACGTCTATTCACagacattacaaaatattccAAGGGAAAACTAAACTGCGCACAAACTGCTGCAGACTCCATTTGTTTATCTCGGCAAAGACGGATTAGTGTGCACAGCATATTAGTATGTTATCACGTAAACATTGTATAAACAACATCAAAGTTGCCCGTTGGCGTTTGTGATAAAATGTACTTTAATCCTATCCATCCTGAAACTGAAGCGCGTATCgcgttatataataaatattcagaaTGTTCGAAAATGCATAagttttgtttgaaaaatttattcataaaaatagatatctACAGGAAAAGGTAGAAAAATAGATCTCGAAATGAGGacccttttttattttcaatcatttgaaaaaaaacccTGTCTTTCAACGTACTCGTTAAAACTCGTGGAAAAtctagtttaaataaaaaacaacacAAAGCCTGTAATATACCACCTTATTTTACCTTTGTAATCATAACTCTTTATAGCTggattctttttcttaatatgaaaaaaattacgcaACTTGTAAAACATTGTTGAAATCTGagctctttaaaaaaaaagacctAGGAAaggcataaaaaaaaaacaaatgtatttttcttaatagtGTTCTTatacaacaattttatacagaaatttaatatttcttattattaataattcttctatttattttatctattctgTTAATAATTCCTTCGTGAAATGAGACGTAAAAAGTGTAGATACATAGTACAGATAATAGACTTTGTAGATAAGAAGACGGTTCGTCGAGAGGTAAAACACCCGATATATACTCAGGTGTTGTGTCtgcagaaagaaagaaaaggaaaaattgcGAAATGTTGCATGACCGCCCGAGACACAGCGAAGCAGAAAAGCAAAGATATTACGATGTATTTTAACCCTTTGCGTCATGTGATCTGAAAGTTCACGTGCTGTTGCATCCCTATTTTCTAAGTCTcgttgatttaattaatattcatcaaTTGTCAGTTGcgtaatgttttttattatcaacaaaaagaattataggactataaataattaagtgcACTTTCCATGATCTTCATTGTATTAGATTACGCATTGGAGATTGAGAACTGCGAATTGAATTCAATCAGATAATTTAATCCATTCTGATTGATTAAATTCCAATGTCTATTCTTAATATTCTCAATGCGTAATTTGAAAGAGGGACATTTGGTTCCAATAAATgctatttaaataactattttattatatcaaactagtaatatttatgtgatgtaaataaaagttatttgaatagtatctactaataacatatttatttgaattaagtaatcttttttatcaGTATCTTTAAAACTgagaaaatgattattaaaaatttatttgagataaatttaatttattgaaataaatatttaaatacggcagaaaaaattttttctgacaaacatattaataagaaaaatgagatgtatttcacagaaatatatattatgtcatcgcaatcaaattttttataattttttgtgaatttttatcaataaatatgaaagaaaacgtcataagtaattttacttctaaaaatatttttttctcaaattatattctttctttcttcaataatttttctttctcctttccATGATATCGCTTCCAGCGATAATGAAAAATGCGAAGTTCCTTCCCACGTGATAAACGTAGCATTGTTACGAAAAATGTTTGTCATGTTTAGGTAGTCAAAGAAAAATGCGGTCAAGTATTGCTCGATCgtataaatagaaattgttAGCACATATCATTCGCTTTGTCAGGAAAATTCTTGTAGAATCAAAATCATATAATGAAAAGACACGAGACCTATCCTCGAAATCTATGACTCATGGCGTTGTTTTGCAAAATCGAGTAAACAAGAAAACTATCAGTTATCTAACCGAAACGTCAACATTTTACGTTAAATAGCGGATTACGTATATAGGGTTTAtcaaagcaaataaaaaaatccttGTCCTTATCTGAAGGACTTAAATGACTCATATCgtttttaccttttaatttCGACtaaattattgctttttttctgtaaaaacgaACCCGATGCTATATGcaattaattctggaaaataCGAGGAGGCACAGCGGCAAGTACGCAGGAACGCAGGGTGGAGAGCAATTATTTTCGTCTCCCTTTTTTACATCTAAATATAGGAATCTCCAGGATTCGCAACCGCCCTATATATACGTCACGTCACGGTGAAGGGCTAAAAGGACTCGGGTTCTCGCTCGTTTCAAGAAACGACATTCACAATTTCTTTCGCAaagcttttattttcttttttgcgcGAGGGATTATTAGTTTTGAATTCTCAGCCCACCAAGAAGCGCGGCTACGAATCGCCGGCCCAAGACCGCCGGAAAGGGTTGCGGTTGCGCGGGCCGCGAAACGCGAAATTGAGATCCACTGGCGTGACGTCATAACGCATGCGTTGGCATGCGCCTTCTCTTCTGTCAAAGCAGATGATCCCGATTGCGTATGCACGATCGCGTCTTTTGGCATGATATTCGCACGTTATCTGCCCCATTTATAACTATCACGAGTCCGATCTTCTGATCTCATGCTTCGTTGAACAAATAGAGACAAAACAATCTTGGGGTGCCCGCGTGCGTCGCAAGTCTCCCTCACAAGTCGCTCCTGTCGCGTACCTCCCCATCGTCGAGTAATTGTGTCTGTCCTCTGATGATTTATCAGTAGGTGAGAGAGAAAATTGTGCTCTTTAAGAAACCATCAGTGACGCGTTTCCTTTGTTTACCGAGCCGGAATCATGAGCAATTAACTGTAagtactttcttttttttgctgcAGATGTCTGAGAAGAATCCTGAAATGAAACAAACTGCTGCAAGAATCTGTCGAGATTACTTGCACGGCGTATGGAAACATATCACAGCGGAAAACATAATTCTCAAGCGTGTCAGGTGAGATTTCCTTGAGGAGATTTATATGTGGCCACAATGTAATGtagcattaaatttaattatccaGATAACCAAGCGTGATGTAGCATTTTGAGCAAACTAATGCATTGCATGTGTTGTTATAGATTTGCTATACATTTGTtgacattgaaataaaacacattacAAATTCAGGAACATGACTACTTATACATTCAATCAGTTGaggaacatttaaaaaaggaaatggtcagcaataataatacattatattgtttGCGATATAACAGCAACATGGCAACAACAACAAATGATTGATAATTAATGCTGACATGTTGCTATCAATTTgccattgttaaaaatagaattcatGAGTTCAACCTAACAGACATAATACTGTCTCACCTTGTTCCGAGTTTGTCTAAATTAGTTACTGCATGATTGTTGGCAACATAACTGCAACATCAAGACATTTGGGTATTTGGGTATATACACAATGtaggattaaatttaattatattctgttATGCAATGCATTTGTCACATAACATATGTTAATTGCCTCTTTGCACACTATTTGATCTTTAGattagagagataaaaattgaCGCACTCTAAAAGAAACACAATTGCTAATGAAATAGTGTGCAAAGAAGCAAAGAgaatcaaacaaaaaaatatgaaagagcatgaaacaaaaaaagtacattGTAGATTAGCCTTATAACAAAgcaacatattaattaataaagtttaaaattattttcagtggTGGTCTAAGTAATTGGCTGTACAACGTCCAGCTTCCTGAGGGAACAGTTCCTATCAGGGGGGAGCCTCGTCAAGTTTTACTACGACTTTACGGGCAGGTGCATGGAGAAAGAGCCTTAGAGGGACTTATCACGGAATCCGTCATCTTCACTTTATTATCCGAGAGGAAGCTGGGCCCTAAGCTACACGGCGTGTTTCCTGGTGGCCGTATAGAGGAATACATACCGGCCCGACCTTTGCTCACGAAGGAGCTGGCGGATTCAACCTTGAGTCTACTAATCGCGGAGAAAATGGGACAGATACACACGATGCAGATACCAATTAGCAAAGAGCCCACATGGATATGGGACACGATGCAGAATTGGCTCAACACTGCATCGGACATTCTCGAGAACATTGAGGACATCGACAGCCAGCAGTTGGAGAATGTCAGTGCGATAAAGTACATAGATTTGGAGCATGAAATCAATTGGCTTAGGTAAGCAGGAATACTTGGAGTATATAAAGAAGATATCAAAGAGAGAGACGTGCCAAAAACTGAGACTTTCTAATCTCTCTGTCTACAGGTCAATTGTAATGCAGCAAAAGCATCCAGTTGTGTTTTGCCATAATGATATGCAAGAAGGAAATATACTGTTACTCCAAAACTCGCGAACACCCAAATTAGTACTCATTGACTTCGAATATTGTTCCTACAACTACCGAGGGTTCGATATCGCCAATCATTTCGCCGAATGGCAATACGACTACACGGCGCCGGAATATCCTTTCTTTCATGAACGTCCGGGTGCCGGTCCCACAAAGGAGCAAAAGGTAAGCATGAATTAAGAAAAAGGACTTGGAAGATGAAGTAATCCGGGTAAGATATTTGTTCAATATGTTCTTCATCCAATGTTATCATATCATGAGTACTTTCATAAGCGGATTAAAtgataatgtaaaatgttcaTAAATAAGAGATAAGTATATCTAGTACAAAATGGAAGGATATCCTGAAATcgataaagaaaattgtagtAAGCAAAGGAAAAATTTGCGAGCTTTGATAGTAATTGGTACTGATTCGATagtaatttgattttcttttttcgttttGTTTTTCGTGATTGTAATATGAAATTGATTCATATCTAATTCGGAGATGCAAAtacaaatttgataatatcGTACGCGTTTCATATAATAATCGTCATAAACAAagacgtaattaaaaaatacataagaataaattgtttcggtaaaaattttacaatatcgcAATTATGCGTGATGAGGCAGCTTTCGGCTGCCAGCTATTGTGCTATTTGGTAGCAGGGCAGAGTAGGTAGGGTGTCGGCTTGGCGTGTGCtgcgtatgtatatattagttTCACAGGACCGCAATCCGTCAAGACAAGGCTGAGATGCCTGCAAACAGAGAAAAAATTGGCTGGCAATGTGAAAACTGTCTGTCTATGCTGTGATGGATCCCGTCTTACGTGGGTGCTCTACATTTGTGGAACCAGGGTGCCACCGGTACCATCACCATTGGAACCACAGATCCACTCATCTACGATTCTAGAGTACCTGCACACTCTCCTCACTAGTCAATTCATAACCTGCGTACCCTTTCGAGAACGTTATCTTTTCGGGATTTTAATAGCTGTGCTAGTAAACATGCATTATCTATCACTTGAAACCTTTAATTGACgcgaattataattaatatgtgcTGAATTCATACCAGTTTGAGTttgcaaatgtttttttttaatcagttcAGGCTACTGACGATAATTAGTCACGAAATATCAATgggaattttttaacgaatagGAAATACTTATCTTCCGGTATACGATATTGGATAGGcgtaaataatgtatataaatcattttttttacattaatatcgaTCTACAAAACATCTAATACatcttttgatatatatattatattgttatataatgcatcctaaattattctttttgaatttttttgaaatgcctgatatttatctcatttgttaataattcaaaCTCTGTGTATGTTTAATTTGTTCATATTACACTTGTATAATGTTCTCAATGTTTCTCAATGTTGTAAAAGTTATTTCGACAATAAACTATTACATAGTTTCATCTCattgacatatttttaataaatctgaaatattACTTGATGAATCTATTAAAAGTTtgtatatagaattattaaaaaaaaagtataggGTAATTTTCTATACCTTCTCTTTAATACAGTTTTTATAAGGTGGTTTTTCTCTCGACAGCTCAACTTCATAAGAGCCTACCTAAGGACATTGGGGAAAGAAGGATCTCTGGAGGAAGAACGCATCATGATGGAAGTGAGGATATTTTCGTTAGCTAGTCACTTATTCTGGGGTCTTTGGAGCATTGTAAACGCGAAACTGTCACAGATTCCATTTGGTTATTGGGTATGTATTTTGTCTTGTATTTCTTCTCGCTTCACGTTTAGTTGGATTTCTTTAAGTACATGAGCATTATTGTATGTTTCAGGATTACGCTGCCTCCAGgttgaaaaattacatgtacctaaaagaaaaattcctTGTTTCTGGATCAGCCTCGGATGGCAGCCTGAAGAGGAAATCTACGGATATAGACTGAATGAACGAAGATTGAAAGGCAAGATATATTTGCACCAAAATTTATACCAACATTTTGCTACATAGCTAGCTTTGTTTGGTTCATCGATTCTAACTGATGGCGTTAGCAAGCTTTGATGAGCGACGAATAAGCGAGTTCTTAACGAAGCACGCCAAGCCATTATTTCACACATTGCGAAATAATGTAGCCCATTGCTTTCTAAACCGCATAGGTTGCATTGTCTGTATATGACACACAATGTAAGCAAAAGGAGCAGATCGAGAGTGAATGGAAAGTCAATCATGTGATATAGAATAAGTTAGTACTTAAACGTACAAGTCTTCGCGTTTAGTACTTTTTAACGTTCacttaattgatttttttaattaatcgaatttttaaattaagaaaacagCATACTCTAAAgtgtacttaattttttaattcgagACTTGAATGATGAAATGGTAGCAATTTTgcccttttttaaataagggATTAGGAAAAACTGAGTGTACAAAATCATGTACTCAAATTGTGAAAGAGCCCGTAATTTCTGaagacatatatttatacaatctttttagctattatatatttattaattgttgccAACCATGTCGAATCTAATTCACTTGTGCTTGTTTACTTGTTTcatgtcattataaattagtTGTAAATAGGACTAGCAATATTTGCTATAGTATGCTATTTTTACTTGAACTTGTATAATTCATATCTGTATTTAAGTATAAgtacttaatattatacacgAAAAAGGACAGCATTTAACATTCACTAATGTCTACCAATGCACCGACCactagaaaaatgtattttcacgaatttccaaataaaatcatttactTCTCGtttctattttgtattttcttgtaaaaatcataatataccaaccttttttgtttctttaatccaaagaaaaggaaagatgTAAAGGATTCTGTCCATAAGTGCTCATGTAAGAAACAATTGTTTGTATTTATTGGCGacatgtattaaattgattttataatagcGAATACGCGAGAATCAGCATTCTGCTAACACAACAAACGAATAAGTTGGAAAGGAGAACTTATATTCTTAGAGCGTGAGAATTTCAGAGGCCCTTGATTCCAAGAGTTTCTCCATCGAGCTGACATCTTTGCACCATCCGTCAAGGCGTTGTACCATCCCGGCAATCTGACTGCGATCTAAAACGCGTGGTTGCACCCACGTCATATTGACGGTGCCAGCCACTTGATCTATGGCACCTCGCACAAGACCCTGAGCAAGAGCTTTCATTACTAGCAATTCCACTTCGCCGAGAGGTAAACGCGTCTCCTGAGAAATTTCCGCGAATGTTAGCTGTCTAAAAAGGAAAACGTCGTATGTTTATCATCTAGTATTTAACTTTGAGGATTAAGAACATAGCATATActcataacaaaattataaaataaaatccatgGGAATAGTTGACTCATACTTTGTAAGTACCaagtttaaattgaattttcaa comes from the Monomorium pharaonis isolate MP-MQ-018 chromosome 9, ASM1337386v2, whole genome shotgun sequence genome and includes:
- the LOC105837194 gene encoding choline/ethanolamine kinase isoform X1; the encoded protein is MGVEDKMSEKNPEMKQTAARICRDYLHGVWKHITAENIILKRVSGGLSNWLYNVQLPEGTVPIRGEPRQVLLRLYGQVHGERALEGLITESVIFTLLSERKLGPKLHGVFPGGRIEEYIPARPLLTKELADSTLSLLIAEKMGQIHTMQIPISKEPTWIWDTMQNWLNTASDILENIEDIDSQQLENVSAIKYIDLEHEINWLRSIVMQQKHPVVFCHNDMQEGNILLLQNSRTPKLVLIDFEYCSYNYRGFDIANHFAEWQYDYTAPEYPFFHERPGAGPTKEQKLNFIRAYLRTLGKEGSLEEERIMMEVRIFSLASHLFWGLWSIVNAKLSQIPFGYWDYAASRLKNYMYLKEKFLVSGSASDGSLKRKSTDID
- the LOC105837194 gene encoding choline/ethanolamine kinase isoform X3, which codes for MGVEDKMSEKNPEMKQTAARICRDYLHGVWKHITAENIILKRVSGGLSNWLYNVQLPEGTVPIRGEPRQVLLRLYGQVHGERALEGLITESVIFTLLSERKLGPKLHGVFPGGRIEEYIPARPLLTKELADSTLSLLIAEKMGQIHTMQIPISKEPTWIWDTMQNWLNTASDILENIEDIDSQQLENVSAIKYIDLEHEINWLRSIVMQQKHPVVFCHNDMQEGNILLLQNSRTPKLVLIDFEYCSYNYRGFDIANHFAEWQYDYTAPEYPFFHERPGAGPTKEQKFHRTAIRQDKAEMPANREKIGWQCENCLSML
- the LOC105837194 gene encoding choline/ethanolamine kinase isoform X2 is translated as MSEKNPEMKQTAARICRDYLHGVWKHITAENIILKRVSGGLSNWLYNVQLPEGTVPIRGEPRQVLLRLYGQVHGERALEGLITESVIFTLLSERKLGPKLHGVFPGGRIEEYIPARPLLTKELADSTLSLLIAEKMGQIHTMQIPISKEPTWIWDTMQNWLNTASDILENIEDIDSQQLENVSAIKYIDLEHEINWLRSIVMQQKHPVVFCHNDMQEGNILLLQNSRTPKLVLIDFEYCSYNYRGFDIANHFAEWQYDYTAPEYPFFHERPGAGPTKEQKLNFIRAYLRTLGKEGSLEEERIMMEVRIFSLASHLFWGLWSIVNAKLSQIPFGYWDYAASRLKNYMYLKEKFLVSGSASDGSLKRKSTDID